The DNA window AGTAATTTTTTGTTAGCTGGAATGTCCTTCAATTTAGCTAACTGGAAATTCATGCAAGGCAGTAATATGGTCGAGGGCTATAAGTTTGCTACAGCAGAGACATTTAGGCCTATTTAATTTTAGCCCGAAGGAAATgctttcaaattgagttttgtTTGTCTTCGCTCTTTTTTTGTTTCATGGTTAGTTTGGTCtttctttaaattttcaaaCTGCAACTTTAGTGCAGCGGTGGATGATTATGTGTTCTCTAAGAGTGAAAAATACCCCTTTCCTTCTAAAACAACAGAACCTTATAAGAAAAAATCCATGCTAAAACTGGATCTATTGTTCCTCTCACTTTTAGTGTTTTGCTTTGTGATTATGGCATATAATTTGTCTCACAATCCTCTCTTTTAACACTCAATTGTGCTAAGGCTTCAAAATGCGACATGTTGATTCTCCTTGCATTTTTTGTTATCACATGTTGCAGGTGGGAATGTTGTCCTCCTGTATGCATCTAAATATCATGATATTCCTGCTGTCGTGAATGTCTCTGGTCGTTATGATCTCAAGAGAGGCCTTGAAGAACGGCTGGGTAAAAATTTTTTAGAAAGACTCAACAAGGAAGGATATATTGATATTAAAACGAGAACAGGTAATCATACACTTTTTTACGTGATGACTCCTGCTTGTTTTTTCCTAACTTGATGTTGAATATTGTGACCCTACACTCAAGCATCATTTGTGCTTTAGGAGATGTCACTCATAAAAATTTAGACATTTCATAATGACGTAAAATTTATGAGCcttcatttttttcttgtaaTATATTCAGTTCCAATTTCAATTACTTCAGAATTCCAAAACAACcagaaaaaaaaggaaagaagaagaaTTCCAAACCCTACTGTTTAAACCTGAAGGATAGCTTTCCTGAGTTCGATAGTTCTCTTTTGCACAATTCTAATAACCCGTTTGATGAGAGGCAACCGAAATCTGAAAAAAGGTAAAAAATGAATGCCTTTCATATGAGGGATTCGTTGTGGTGTCCACTTCTACTGTGTATTAGTAAACagtaatttatttcttttgcaaCATTTTACCAGTCAGAGAAGTATATTGTCATGGAGTAGGGGTGTTCACGGATTGGTTCGGTTTGGATAAAGATTCGAACCAAACCAATGAAACCATATTATATtagttttacaaaattttaaaccaaaccaAATCATGGGGTTTTTATATCCATACCAAACTATATAATAAATTTCGTTTTGGTTTGGTATAGACTGGTTTGGAagattaattttaagttttgagcTTCATATTGAATTAATACATATGATATTGTAATTCAGAAGAAAAAAACAATTGATACTTGATAGAAGTTGagatacaattaattaaaaattgattAGAAGTAAAATACagttaattaaaatacttatGCAGGTTTCAGAATTTTGCAACTTATAAAAAATCGTAATTTTTAGAGATGTGGATATGTTTATCTGGGTTAAaatatgcaataaataaattattaatgtaTTAGATTGTTTCAAAGCTCATTGATAATATAatacaaattaaaaacaaataaaatatttccatATCCAAGAAAATAGcactaaattaacaaaatttatttatgtaatcGGTATGGATTAGTTTGTTACGGTTTATATTTATCTAATCTAAAACttgaaataaacaaaaaatttcggtttggttgattataaaatcaattcaaaCTGTGATTGATTAAAAACCTATCCAAACCATACGGTTTGGTTGGGTTCGAGCGTTTGGTTCGGTTTCTGAACACTTCTATCAAGGAGTACTGAACTATCTCTGTTTGTTATGAGCACTGTACTTTATTTCTTTGCTTTTCCTCAATTTGAGATATGTACATCTGTAAGAGTTTCATTGAGAAATGAGAATGGcttgataatattatttgtaGCACACATGCGCTTTTGACTGAGAAAGTTACCTCACTCATTTCTTTTCGTAGGAGAAGTAGATTATCAAGTCACCAAGGAAAGTTTGATGGATCGATTAAATACAAACATGCATGAAGCATGTCTTTCGATTGACAAGGGATGCAGGTAATGATGATGCTGATTTTTTCTGATGATATGCTCGTTTTGGTCGTAGCACATTCCACTGGAAAATGTTAGCCACCTTTAGATTTTACCCATTATTAcctctttctaaaatttctaATTCATCTGTCGCAATTTGTCACGTATTCTGGAATGAGTGAAAAAATTGTTTCCACAGTCAGGTCGTGAATGTTTTCATAAGACGAAAAAATTAACCTCTGGTTTGTCATCATGGGTTTGCATCTGCATAATTCAGTGAGATTCTGGTGATCACGTCAGACTACATTGTTGGCTTCCAAGTACTTGGCcttaaatcttgaaaataatgCGCGGGAACTTGTCTTTGACTTTTCGAAATGCGTTTATAGGGTATTGACAGTTCATGGATCAGTTGATGAAATCATTCCAGTTGAAGATGCTCTGGAGTTCGCCAAGATCATACCGAACCACCAGTTGCAAATTGTAGAAGG is part of the Primulina huaijiensis isolate GDHJ02 unplaced genomic scaffold, ASM1229523v2 scaffold207762, whole genome shotgun sequence genome and encodes:
- the LOC140966711 gene encoding putative uncharacterized protein YDL057W yields the protein FSLHFLLSHVAGGNVVLLYASKYHDIPAVVNVSGRYDLKRGLEERLGKNFLERLNKEGYIDIKTRTGEVDYQVTKESLMDRLNTNMHEACLSIDKGCRVLTVHGSVDEIIPVEDALEFAKIIPNHQLQIVEGANHGYTSHQDELSSAVLPFIKECMQQAEEVSK